From the Chloroflexus aurantiacus J-10-fl genome, one window contains:
- a CDS encoding tetratricopeptide repeat protein, translating into MAVADSGQVLAETPLQDIPDMTAIVGDPPGKPNRRVGDPYAAGERLFAALGGTRLLRMLESAADDLLLLACDERADRIPWEYAVTPDRRFLFFQCSILRLEPLPAPPFASDPPRLLVVCADPLLYPDGSIPAYHLDFDREIRALKQALAKSQRALVAQRVPPTRYALREALADGPAIVHISCHGALTTVADGVDVVLAFEDDCGNRQVLLGRDLIRYAPRGGLRLVVLSACQSAPLARAFVRQGVPLALGMQHNFPDPLSDDLVAAFYRYLSAGRQPSEALRQARIRLADEHPAAAGMLVGYTCDNGWAALNLPPGQPTIHLDWSTPVRLPDQVTVPTTGLLGRNAELVALATALQQGRVATIVGAGGMGKTALAATFIRRFGWRFGRVAGVSFANAPIDEGRVCRELIERLVGPQALQTIISAGDQSTDLTERLRQELCDLIEPDDLLLFDNYESILQPDAGAEAAAAAVQRLTHLLLSRGCYLLFTSRAHPTGLPDERLVPERDGIVGLNQEAAVELFMRMSSRACNGQPVETHRQIARQVATYTEGYPLAIQLLAAAYDEYEGEPHHFLERWSEYLAQAHRQGLDPRHARLASALEVSLAPLAATERRHLEQLSSLEMPFFAAAAVFLWGLPTDDDGQPTDAALADARQTLGMLVRRSLLRVAEYVTDDTGIPTDQPATYRFQPVIRQEIQRRSEHPSPPGGLVAYGVWLAKLAYGQLNRSPALVEVVWQSLPLLSAATTALSGDTRAWHIWRVATVRRHFGDLTTARTELEQALADVGDGTAVRSRLLHGLADISVVQGELERAKALYEESLAITEALKDVQGKSATLHALAYIYRVQGELERAKALYEESLAITEALKDVQGKSATLHALAYIYRVQGELERAKALYEESLAITEALKDVRGKSATLHALAYIYRVQGELERAKALYEESLAIDEALKDVRGKSATLTGIADIYLLRRQWLQAEACLREALLLAERLSDQQQIAFCTVKLGQVAQGRGDQATALARYQQGLAIFERLRMPREIQQVRALIAALDQTTPSLAEAIAAWINDPGDDQTRLQHLVALLNRIVNEVVQTVRQADRQAAEQVAETLIPLRLSLLRWPAAQALPPFNTFFGCLQALLRGEEQQLTRLRAGLDEGLAAALAEVERLCRADEAELRTAARDQQIAGLRQQVMAAMPLALADTDEHRRAQFVQQLEQVAAQAAADELPGSPWLELAAFLRACATLVRDGTVVTDGLNATDAALIAAWAAYRVAVASGDPTALAAVLPQLPPEVREQVLHVLNAQLAAHVQSLPPEQQVALVAEQTVTATRQALNTGDPQVRMTLADQVQAAADHYADGEAPDSLYMQLADLLRYCCAWLRGEPLPPVPERFRHLVSAPEEGGSPV; encoded by the coding sequence GTGGCGGTTGCCGATTCCGGGCAGGTGCTGGCCGAGACCCCGTTGCAAGACATCCCCGATATGACGGCGATTGTCGGTGATCCACCAGGCAAACCCAATCGTCGCGTCGGTGATCCATACGCAGCCGGTGAGCGGTTGTTTGCGGCGTTGGGTGGTACCCGCCTCCTGCGTATGCTGGAGAGCGCCGCCGATGATCTGCTGCTGCTGGCGTGTGATGAGCGGGCAGACCGGATACCCTGGGAATACGCGGTGACTCCCGACCGACGGTTTCTGTTCTTTCAGTGTAGTATCCTGCGCCTCGAACCACTCCCGGCCCCACCGTTTGCGTCCGATCCGCCACGGCTGCTGGTTGTCTGCGCCGATCCGCTGCTGTACCCCGATGGCAGCATCCCTGCCTACCATCTCGATTTTGATCGCGAGATACGGGCGCTGAAGCAGGCGCTGGCGAAGAGTCAACGGGCGCTGGTAGCCCAACGCGTTCCGCCGACCCGGTATGCGTTGCGCGAGGCGCTGGCCGATGGCCCGGCTATTGTTCACATCTCCTGCCACGGTGCGTTGACAACGGTTGCCGATGGCGTTGACGTGGTACTTGCGTTTGAGGACGACTGTGGCAATCGCCAGGTCTTGTTGGGGCGCGACCTGATACGTTACGCACCGCGTGGTGGTCTGCGCCTGGTCGTGCTCAGCGCCTGTCAGAGCGCACCACTGGCACGGGCCTTTGTGCGCCAGGGGGTGCCGCTGGCCCTGGGTATGCAACACAATTTTCCCGATCCGTTGAGTGACGATCTGGTGGCTGCCTTCTACCGTTATCTCAGTGCCGGTCGTCAGCCGTCGGAGGCGCTGCGCCAGGCCCGGATCAGGCTGGCTGACGAACATCCGGCGGCTGCCGGGATGCTGGTAGGCTACACCTGTGACAATGGCTGGGCTGCGCTGAACCTGCCCCCAGGTCAGCCCACAATTCACCTCGATTGGTCGACGCCCGTCAGGCTGCCAGATCAGGTGACCGTGCCGACAACCGGTCTGTTAGGCCGGAACGCCGAGCTGGTCGCGCTGGCTACGGCGTTGCAGCAAGGGCGAGTGGCGACGATTGTCGGTGCCGGCGGTATGGGCAAAACTGCGCTGGCGGCTACCTTCATCCGCCGTTTTGGGTGGCGCTTCGGACGGGTTGCCGGTGTGAGCTTCGCCAATGCGCCGATTGACGAAGGGCGGGTCTGTCGCGAGCTGATCGAGCGGCTGGTCGGCCCGCAGGCATTGCAGACGATCATATCCGCCGGTGACCAGAGCACCGATCTGACGGAGCGTTTGCGCCAGGAGCTGTGCGATCTGATTGAGCCGGACGACCTGCTGCTGTTTGACAACTACGAGAGCATTTTGCAACCAGATGCGGGGGCTGAGGCTGCGGCAGCGGCAGTGCAACGCCTGACCCATCTGTTGCTGAGTAGGGGATGTTATCTGCTCTTCACCAGTCGGGCGCACCCAACCGGTCTGCCCGATGAGCGGCTGGTGCCTGAGCGGGACGGTATCGTTGGTCTGAACCAAGAGGCCGCGGTTGAGCTGTTTATGCGCATGTCGAGCCGGGCCTGCAATGGGCAACCGGTCGAGACTCACAGGCAGATTGCCCGCCAGGTGGCAACGTACACCGAGGGCTACCCGCTGGCGATACAGCTTCTGGCTGCGGCCTATGACGAGTACGAGGGTGAACCGCACCACTTCCTTGAGCGCTGGTCAGAATATCTGGCCCAGGCGCACCGTCAGGGACTCGATCCACGCCACGCCCGGCTGGCAAGTGCGCTGGAGGTGAGTCTGGCACCGCTGGCCGCAACCGAGCGCCGGCACCTGGAGCAACTGAGCAGTCTGGAGATGCCCTTTTTTGCCGCTGCTGCGGTGTTTCTGTGGGGCTTACCAACCGATGACGATGGACAACCAACCGACGCTGCCCTTGCCGACGCCCGGCAGACCCTGGGCATGTTGGTGCGGCGAAGCCTGCTACGGGTAGCAGAGTATGTGACAGATGACACAGGTATACCGACCGATCAACCGGCCACGTACCGTTTCCAGCCCGTGATCCGGCAGGAGATACAACGCAGGAGTGAACATCCATCACCACCTGGTGGTCTCGTTGCCTACGGTGTCTGGCTGGCGAAGCTGGCGTATGGTCAACTGAACCGTTCACCGGCGCTGGTTGAGGTCGTCTGGCAGAGCCTGCCGCTGCTGAGCGCAGCGACCACTGCCCTGAGCGGTGATACCCGCGCCTGGCACATCTGGCGGGTCGCCACCGTTCGCCGGCACTTCGGCGATCTCACGACGGCGCGTACCGAACTGGAACAGGCCCTGGCAGATGTCGGTGACGGTACGGCTGTTCGCAGCAGATTGCTGCATGGATTAGCCGATATCTCTGTGGTGCAGGGGGAGCTGGAGCGGGCCAAGGCGCTGTACGAGGAGAGCCTGGCGATCACAGAGGCGCTGAAGGATGTGCAAGGCAAGAGCGCCACGCTGCACGCGTTGGCGTATATTTATCGGGTGCAGGGGGAGCTGGAGCGGGCCAAGGCGCTGTACGAGGAGAGCCTGGCGATCACAGAGGCGCTGAAGGATGTGCAAGGCAAGAGCGCCACGCTGCACGCGTTGGCGTATATTTATCGGGTGCAGGGGGAGCTGGAGCGGGCCAAGGCGCTGTACGAGGAGAGCCTGGCGATCACAGAGGCGCTGAAGGATGTGCGCGGCAAGAGCGCCACGCTGCACGCGTTGGCGTATATTTATCGGGTGCAGGGGGAGCTGGAGCGGGCCAAGGCGCTGTACGAGGAGAGCCTGGCTATTGACGAGGCGCTGAAGGATGTGCGCGGCAAGAGCGCCACGCTTACCGGTATTGCCGATATCTATCTACTGCGCCGGCAATGGTTGCAGGCGGAAGCCTGTCTACGTGAAGCGCTGCTGCTGGCCGAACGCCTGTCTGATCAGCAGCAGATCGCGTTCTGCACGGTGAAGCTGGGCCAGGTGGCACAGGGACGGGGTGATCAGGCGACGGCCCTGGCGCGTTATCAGCAGGGGCTGGCAATCTTTGAACGGCTGCGTATGCCCCGTGAAATCCAGCAGGTACGGGCACTCATCGCCGCACTTGACCAGACCACGCCGTCACTTGCCGAGGCGATTGCGGCCTGGATCAATGATCCCGGCGATGATCAGACCCGCCTGCAACATCTGGTCGCGTTGCTCAATCGGATTGTCAACGAGGTGGTGCAGACGGTGCGGCAGGCTGATCGGCAGGCGGCTGAGCAGGTGGCAGAGACGCTGATTCCGCTGCGGCTGTCGCTGCTCCGGTGGCCGGCAGCGCAGGCGTTACCACCGTTCAACACGTTCTTCGGTTGTTTGCAGGCCCTGCTCCGGGGTGAGGAGCAGCAACTGACCCGCCTGCGTGCCGGGCTTGATGAGGGGCTGGCTGCAGCGTTGGCTGAGGTAGAGCGGTTGTGTAGGGCAGACGAGGCGGAGCTGCGCACTGCGGCACGGGATCAGCAGATTGCCGGGCTGCGCCAGCAGGTGATGGCTGCCATGCCCCTGGCGCTGGCCGACACCGACGAGCACCGTCGTGCGCAGTTCGTGCAGCAGCTCGAACAGGTAGCGGCGCAGGCGGCGGCAGATGAGCTGCCCGGATCGCCCTGGCTGGAACTGGCTGCCTTCCTGCGGGCATGTGCGACGCTGGTGCGCGATGGTACGGTGGTGACCGATGGTCTGAACGCGACCGATGCGGCGCTGATCGCGGCCTGGGCAGCCTATCGGGTAGCGGTGGCGTCCGGCGATCCGACAGCGCTGGCAGCGGTCTTGCCCCAGCTCCCACCAGAGGTACGCGAGCAGGTGCTGCACGTGTTGAACGCGCAGCTTGCCGCCCATGTGCAGAGTCTGCCACCTGAGCAGCAGGTGGCGCTGGTGGCCGAACAGACGGTGACTGCCACCCGGCAGGCGCTGAACACAGGTGATCCACAGGTGCGGATGACGCTGGCCGATCAGGTGCAGGCGGCTGCCGACCATTACGCCGACGGCGAAGCGCCCGACTCGTTGTATATGCAACTGGCTGATCTCCTGCGCTACTGTTGTGCCTGGTTACGCGGCGAGCCGTTACCGCCAGTACCTGAACGTTTCCGCCATCTGGTATCGGCACCTGAAGAAGGAGGATCACCGGTATGA